Proteins encoded by one window of Brevibacterium atlanticum:
- a CDS encoding CarD family transcriptional regulator: MSFQVGDTVVYPHHGAATIQEIKKRSIKGEEKLYLKLQVAHGDLVIEVPAENCDLVGVRDVVGEEGVEKVFNVLRAEFVEEPANWSRRYKANLEKLQSGDVIKVAEVVRDLWRREQDRGLSTGEKRMLSKARQILVSELALAEKKEESEAEALLDEVLAS, encoded by the coding sequence ATGAGTTTCCAGGTCGGCGACACTGTTGTCTATCCACATCACGGTGCAGCGACAATCCAAGAAATCAAGAAGCGATCCATCAAGGGTGAGGAGAAACTGTATCTCAAGCTCCAGGTCGCCCACGGCGATCTCGTGATCGAGGTGCCGGCCGAGAACTGCGATCTCGTCGGTGTGCGAGATGTCGTCGGTGAGGAAGGCGTGGAAAAGGTCTTCAACGTCCTCCGCGCGGAATTTGTCGAGGAGCCCGCCAACTGGTCCCGCCGCTACAAGGCCAATCTTGAGAAGCTGCAGTCCGGCGACGTCATCAAGGTCGCCGAGGTCGTCCGCGACCTCTGGCGCCGCGAGCAGGATCGCGGCCTGTCGACCGGAGAGAAGCGCATGCTCTCCAAGGCCCGTCAGATCCTCGTCTCCGAGCTCGCGCTGGCCGAGAAGAAGGAAGAGTCCGAGGCAGAGGCCCTGCTGGACGAAGTGCTCGCATCCTGA
- a CDS encoding response regulator transcription factor, translating to MTRILLVEDEDSFSDPLSYLLGKEGYEVTVADDGLKALAEFDRSGADLVLLDLMLPGVSGTEVCRELRAKSNVPIIMLTAKDSEIDKVVGLELGADDYVTKPYSSRELLARVRAVLRRNVESDGFEDESVLEAGGVRIDVERHVVSVRGEELSMPLKEFELLEILVRNSGRVMTRGQLIDRIWGEDYVGDTKTLDVHVKRLRAKVEENPSEPRLLTTVRGLGYKFEA from the coding sequence GTGACTCGTATTCTGCTTGTCGAGGATGAGGATTCGTTCTCGGACCCGCTGTCGTACCTGCTCGGGAAGGAAGGATACGAGGTGACGGTCGCCGACGACGGGCTCAAGGCGCTCGCGGAATTCGACCGCAGCGGCGCTGACCTGGTCCTCCTCGATCTCATGCTGCCCGGCGTCTCCGGCACCGAGGTGTGCCGTGAGCTGCGGGCGAAGTCGAACGTGCCGATCATCATGCTCACGGCCAAGGACTCGGAGATCGACAAGGTCGTGGGGCTCGAACTCGGCGCCGACGACTACGTCACCAAGCCCTACTCCTCCCGCGAACTGCTCGCCCGCGTGCGTGCGGTGCTGCGGCGCAACGTCGAATCCGACGGCTTCGAGGACGAGTCGGTGCTCGAGGCCGGGGGAGTGCGCATCGACGTCGAACGCCACGTCGTTTCCGTGCGCGGCGAGGAGCTGTCGATGCCGCTCAAGGAGTTCGAGCTGCTCGAGATCCTCGTGCGCAACTCCGGTCGGGTGATGACCCGCGGTCAGCTCATCGATCGCATCTGGGGCGAGGACTACGTGGGAGACACGAAGACCCTCGACGTCCACGTCAAGCGTCTGCGTGCGAAGGTCGAAGAGAATCCCTCGGAACCGCGACTGCTCACGACCGTCCGCGGGCTCGGATACAAGTTCGAAGCCTGA
- a CDS encoding sensor histidine kinase, with translation MDLLVVAVLTGVVGLGLGIAGILAFRFSERSRDAADLHSEDDLPEGIAEVLAVLPSAAIVIDAGDDVVKASPAAYTFGLVRGHSLASPEMLRVVGRVRARGLIEEIDLEQKRENSDSVLRFLHARVAPLGTSFVLVLCDDQTESKRVDAVRRDFVANVSHELKTPIGAMALLAEAVTDFADDPAAVERFGGRMQRESKRLTQLVQEIIDLSRVQDHAAPATTEKISAAEVVDDAADRARTRAEGKNIHIEISPPSDLLIEGNYELLVNAVRNLIDNAINYSPDGTRVGVGVDLVDERVEIAVTDQGIGMSAQDTERVFERFYRVDPARSRITGGTGLGLSIVKHIIATHGGEVRVWSRLGKGSTFTIVLPLAGTAPEHSASDSAPDGVLIEHSADPAPAAVATGESEEGSDSDGAAASAGAASASENDVGDDGGEDNAPSAGDNNGDGDVARADRDGPTEELTDESEQRKLTT, from the coding sequence GTGGATCTCTTGGTAGTGGCGGTCCTGACCGGCGTCGTCGGCCTGGGCCTTGGCATAGCGGGCATTCTGGCGTTCCGATTCAGCGAACGCTCCCGCGATGCTGCCGATCTGCATTCCGAGGACGACCTTCCCGAAGGCATCGCCGAGGTGCTCGCCGTCCTCCCGTCGGCCGCGATCGTCATCGACGCCGGCGACGATGTCGTCAAAGCCTCTCCGGCAGCGTATACGTTCGGCCTGGTCAGAGGCCATTCTCTCGCCTCACCCGAGATGCTGCGCGTCGTCGGCCGGGTGCGTGCCCGAGGCCTCATCGAGGAGATCGACCTCGAACAGAAGCGTGAGAACTCCGATTCCGTGCTTCGCTTCCTCCACGCCCGCGTGGCACCGCTGGGCACCTCCTTCGTTCTCGTCCTCTGCGACGATCAGACCGAATCCAAGCGCGTCGACGCCGTCCGCCGCGACTTCGTCGCCAACGTCTCCCATGAGCTCAAGACCCCGATCGGAGCGATGGCCCTCCTCGCCGAGGCGGTCACCGACTTCGCCGACGATCCCGCCGCGGTCGAACGCTTCGGCGGGCGCATGCAGCGCGAGTCGAAGCGGCTGACCCAGCTCGTCCAGGAGATCATCGACCTCTCCCGCGTCCAGGATCACGCCGCTCCCGCGACCACGGAGAAGATCTCCGCCGCCGAGGTGGTCGACGATGCCGCCGATCGTGCACGCACGCGTGCGGAGGGCAAGAACATCCACATCGAGATCTCCCCGCCGTCGGATCTGCTCATCGAGGGCAACTACGAGCTCCTCGTCAATGCGGTGCGCAACCTCATCGACAACGCCATCAACTACTCACCCGACGGCACCCGCGTCGGCGTCGGGGTCGACCTCGTCGACGAACGCGTCGAGATCGCCGTCACCGACCAGGGCATCGGCATGTCCGCCCAGGACACCGAGCGGGTCTTCGAACGCTTCTACCGCGTCGACCCGGCACGGTCCAGGATCACCGGCGGCACCGGTCTGGGCCTGAGCATCGTCAAGCACATCATCGCCACCCACGGCGGTGAGGTCCGGGTGTGGAGCCGGCTCGGCAAAGGGTCGACTTTCACGATCGTGCTGCCTCTGGCGGGCACCGCACCCGAACACTCAGCCAGCGATTCGGCCCCCGACGGGGTGCTCATCGAGCATTCCGCAGACCCGGCGCCGGCAGCGGTCGCGACCGGGGAATCTGAGGAGGGCTCCGATTCGGACGGCGCTGCAGCCTCGGCGGGCGCCGCCTCGGCGAGTGAGAACGACGTCGGCGATGACGGTGGAGAGGACAACGCACCCTCCGCCGGTGATAATAATGGAGACGGCGACGTCGCCCGGGCCGACCGTGACGGTCCGACTGAGGAACTGACCGATGAAAGCGAACAAAGGAAGCTCACAACGTGA
- the phoU gene encoding phosphate signaling complex protein PhoU: MREVFKNELDDLATQLVGMSTKALEAIRLANQALRSNDLELAEQVIEADAVIDNMQFTLDQQAAEMLALQAPVAADLRAVIGSLRMSASLERMGDLARHIAQQVRIRYPESAIPESFESTFARMGESGEKIAEATQRLLSNPGLTDVPTINAIDEELDELHLSVFAKLAEAPAASLAPRHIADVTLLSRYYERFGDHAVSVSQKVEYLLTGNWEPYLSKK, from the coding sequence ATGCGCGAAGTCTTCAAGAACGAATTGGACGATCTGGCCACCCAGCTGGTCGGCATGTCCACCAAGGCGCTCGAAGCGATTCGGCTCGCTAATCAGGCGCTGCGGTCCAACGACCTCGAACTGGCCGAACAGGTCATCGAGGCCGACGCCGTGATCGACAACATGCAGTTCACCCTCGACCAGCAGGCCGCGGAGATGCTCGCCCTCCAGGCTCCCGTCGCCGCCGACCTGCGCGCCGTCATCGGTTCGCTGCGGATGTCCGCGTCGCTCGAACGGATGGGCGACCTCGCCCGGCACATCGCCCAGCAGGTGCGCATCCGCTACCCCGAGTCGGCGATTCCCGAGAGCTTCGAGTCGACTTTCGCCCGCATGGGTGAGTCCGGAGAGAAGATCGCCGAGGCGACGCAGCGGCTGCTCTCGAATCCCGGCCTGACCGATGTGCCCACCATCAACGCGATCGACGAGGAGCTCGATGAGCTCCACCTCAGCGTCTTCGCGAAGCTCGCCGAGGCACCCGCCGCCTCACTGGCCCCGCGCCACATCGCCGACGTCACTCTGCTCTCGCGCTACTATGAGCGCTTCGGCGATCACGCGGTCTCGGTCTCGCAGAAGGTCGAATACCTGCTCACCGGCAATTGGGAGCCGTACCTGTCGAAGAAGTGA
- a CDS encoding phosphoglyceromutase: protein MTYNLILLRHGESEWNQKNLFTGWVDVPLTDKGRAEGQRAGELLREKDLVPDVVHTSRLKRAILTANLALEAADLSWLDVHRSWRLNERHYGALQGKNKKEIREEFGEEQFMTWRRSFDTPPPALADSSEFSQAGEARYANLGDSLPRTECLADVIDRLLPYWYDVLVPELTVGKTVLVAAHGNSLRALVKHLDGISDADITGLNIPTGIPLHYELTEDFTPVKPGGTYLDPDAAADAIGQVANQGR from the coding sequence ATGACGTATAACCTCATCCTGCTGCGCCACGGCGAGAGCGAATGGAACCAGAAGAATCTGTTCACCGGGTGGGTCGACGTGCCCCTCACCGACAAGGGCCGTGCCGAGGGCCAGCGTGCCGGAGAGCTCCTGCGCGAGAAGGACCTCGTCCCCGACGTCGTGCACACCTCACGCCTCAAGCGGGCGATCCTCACCGCGAACCTCGCCCTCGAAGCCGCCGACCTCTCCTGGCTCGACGTCCACCGCAGCTGGCGACTCAACGAACGCCACTACGGAGCCCTCCAGGGGAAGAACAAGAAGGAGATCCGCGAGGAGTTCGGCGAAGAGCAGTTCATGACCTGGCGCCGGTCCTTCGACACCCCGCCGCCGGCGCTGGCCGACAGCTCCGAGTTCTCGCAGGCCGGTGAGGCCCGGTACGCCAACCTCGGCGATTCGCTTCCCCGCACCGAATGCCTCGCCGACGTCATCGACCGTCTCTTGCCCTACTGGTACGACGTCCTCGTCCCCGAACTCACCGTCGGCAAGACCGTGCTCGTCGCTGCCCACGGCAACTCGCTGCGTGCTCTGGTCAAACACCTCGACGGCATCTCCGACGCCGACATCACTGGGCTGAACATCCCCACCGGCATCCCGCTGCACTACGAGCTGACCGAGGACTTCACCCCGGTCAAGCCCGGAGGCACCTACCTCGATCCCGACGCCGCCGCCGACGCAATCGGCCAGGTCGCGAACCAGGGACGCTGA